A stretch of Pseudorhodobacter turbinis DNA encodes these proteins:
- a CDS encoding ABC transporter substrate-binding protein, translating to MTKHSKLLKGICLAVLLSGTAPAFAQDANAVTFVQAVEPQGLDPTVSSPVAAGQVTWQNVFEGLVAIDNGGHIVPQLATEWTVSEDGLSYTFTLREGVTFQNGVPFNAETAKFTLERIIGENSTNGQKANYTAISSIGAPDASTLVLTLSARRADLLYWLGYPAAVMVEPSSAENNGTEPVGTGPYKVSEWRKGDRVIMSTWDGYWGETPAMTTVTARFIGDAQAQAAALQSGQVDIVGDLGAPELFKQFADDNRFTTVAGSGEMEIVAGMNNAKPPFDDVRVRQALMMAVDRPSLIAAVSSGYGTPIGSHFSPANPFYEDLTELFPYDPEKAKALLAEAGHPNGFTFDFKVPTRPYAQRSAEILQAFFSQIGVTANIQSSDFPAAWIKDVFKDTNYDMTIIGHAEPLDIGIYSRDSYYFNYDSPELKAEAGVIAAAVNEDEREAGYRKAQEMLANDLPALFLFSYPKLGVWKAGIDGVWENGPVPANDMTDVRRAE from the coding sequence ATGACCAAACATTCCAAACTTTTAAAGGGCATCTGCCTCGCCGTTCTTTTGTCGGGCACTGCGCCTGCGTTTGCGCAGGACGCGAATGCAGTGACTTTCGTGCAAGCAGTCGAACCACAGGGCCTTGACCCAACTGTCTCCTCGCCGGTGGCGGCGGGTCAAGTCACTTGGCAAAACGTATTTGAGGGCCTTGTTGCAATCGACAACGGTGGGCATATTGTGCCGCAACTGGCGACGGAATGGACAGTCTCGGAAGATGGGCTCAGCTACACCTTCACACTGCGAGAAGGTGTAACATTTCAAAATGGCGTGCCCTTTAATGCCGAAACCGCAAAATTCACCCTTGAGCGCATCATCGGAGAGAATTCGACCAACGGCCAAAAGGCAAACTACACCGCCATTTCCTCGATTGGGGCGCCCGACGCAAGCACGCTGGTTTTGACGCTGTCCGCGCGCCGCGCCGATCTTTTGTACTGGCTCGGCTATCCGGCTGCGGTGATGGTGGAACCGTCCTCAGCTGAAAACAATGGCACTGAGCCTGTGGGCACCGGCCCTTATAAGGTCAGCGAATGGCGCAAGGGTGACCGCGTAATCATGTCAACGTGGGACGGCTATTGGGGTGAAACACCTGCGATGACCACCGTCACTGCGCGCTTTATTGGCGATGCGCAGGCACAAGCAGCAGCGCTTCAATCGGGCCAGGTCGACATTGTCGGCGATCTTGGCGCGCCTGAACTCTTCAAACAATTTGCCGATGACAACAGGTTCACGACGGTCGCGGGCTCCGGCGAAATGGAGATCGTTGCGGGTATGAACAACGCAAAGCCACCGTTTGACGATGTGCGCGTACGACAGGCGTTAATGATGGCGGTGGACCGTCCCAGCCTGATCGCAGCGGTCAGTTCCGGATACGGCACGCCGATCGGCTCGCATTTTTCGCCCGCAAACCCGTTCTATGAGGATCTGACCGAGCTGTTCCCTTATGACCCAGAAAAGGCCAAAGCGCTTTTGGCCGAAGCGGGTCATCCAAACGGCTTTACCTTTGATTTCAAGGTGCCTACACGCCCCTATGCACAGCGATCTGCCGAAATTTTGCAGGCGTTCTTCTCACAAATCGGCGTGACGGCAAATATACAAAGCTCTGATTTTCCTGCGGCGTGGATCAAGGATGTATTCAAAGACACCAATTACGACATGACCATCATTGGCCATGCAGAGCCGCTCGATATCGGGATCTATTCGCGGGACTCCTATTATTTCAACTACGACAGCCCAGAGTTGAAAGCCGAGGCGGGCGTGATCGCCGCCGCCGTCAACGAGGATGAACGCGAAGCCGGATACCGCAAAGCACAAGAGATGCTTGCGAACGATTTGCCGGCCTTGTTTCTCTTCTCATATCCCAAGCTCGGCGTCTGGAAAGCCGGCATTGACGGCGTGTGGGAAAACGGTCCGGTACCCGCAAACGATATGACCGACGTCCGCCGTGCCGAGTAA
- a CDS encoding ABC transporter permease — MTKILKFLQRIAGTVLLLGITSLVIFLLIEAAPGDPAEIMLGTSAQPDTLAALRTELGLDLPLMTRYFVWLGGVFTGDLGQSYTYGVPVSGLILDRLAVTLPLTLMATFLAVAISLPLGVFAAARPGKVGDGVASLFSQVGIAVPNFWIGLLLILAFAIKLPWFPAGGFTGWSEGFGSALSALILPSIALAIPQAAVLTRVTRAAVIEVTNEDFVRTARAKGLSRHRALWLHTVPNSLLPVVTMLGLQIPFLISGAVLVENVFSLPGIGTLAYQALSQRDLIVVQNVVLLFAVIVLAVNAGTDALYARLDPRLRARK, encoded by the coding sequence ATGACGAAAATTCTCAAGTTTCTCCAACGCATTGCGGGTACGGTGCTGCTACTTGGCATCACCTCGCTGGTGATCTTTCTCTTGATCGAAGCGGCACCCGGTGATCCCGCCGAGATCATGCTGGGCACCTCCGCCCAACCCGATACACTTGCCGCATTGCGCACCGAACTTGGTCTGGACCTGCCGTTGATGACGCGCTATTTTGTCTGGCTCGGGGGCGTGTTCACCGGCGATCTTGGCCAATCCTACACTTATGGCGTCCCTGTCTCCGGCCTCATCCTTGACCGCTTGGCCGTTACACTTCCATTGACTTTGATGGCCACCTTTCTTGCCGTCGCCATCTCGTTGCCGCTTGGTGTGTTCGCCGCAGCGCGCCCTGGAAAGGTTGGCGATGGCGTCGCCTCGCTTTTCTCGCAAGTCGGCATTGCGGTGCCGAACTTCTGGATCGGCCTGTTGTTGATCCTGGCTTTTGCCATCAAGCTGCCGTGGTTTCCCGCTGGCGGTTTCACTGGCTGGAGCGAAGGCTTTGGCTCGGCACTATCAGCGCTGATCCTGCCGTCTATCGCCCTTGCCATCCCACAAGCTGCGGTTCTGACCCGCGTTACCCGCGCCGCTGTAATTGAGGTGACAAACGAGGATTTCGTTCGAACGGCCCGCGCCAAGGGCCTTTCGCGGCATCGCGCACTTTGGCTCCATACCGTTCCCAACTCGCTTTTGCCCGTGGTCACCATGCTTGGCTTGCAAATTCCGTTTCTTATTTCCGGTGCCGTATTGGTCGAGAACGTGTTTAGCCTTCCGGGCATCGGGACGCTCGCCTATCAGGCCTTGTCCCAGCGGGACTTGATTGTTGTACAAAACGTCGTGCTGCTCTTCGCTGTGATTGTTCTTGCCGTAAACGCCGGAACCGACGCGCTTTATGCCCGCCTTGACCCCAGACTGAGAGCCCGTAAATGA
- a CDS encoding ABC transporter permease gives MTKLPKSLILGGIITAVLVGAALVSRVWTPSDPTGMDIINRLKPPGEGGLLGADQIGRDVLSIIMAGAWTSLGIAIVATVIGGGIGTLIGVIAAAKGGRLERMVMAFNGVLFAFPPILSAILLGALLGPGALTSIIAIGVFMVPVFARVSRGAAIQIWARDYIKAARMAGKNDAIITLEHVLPNISAQIIVQLAIQTGLGILSEAGLSFLGMGVSPPTPSWGRMLAESQTYLESAPHLVLAPGLAIALAVLGLNLLGDGLRDLTDPRRGQGS, from the coding sequence ATGACAAAATTGCCAAAATCGCTCATTCTTGGCGGCATAATTACCGCGGTCCTCGTCGGAGCGGCACTTGTCAGCCGTGTCTGGACCCCATCTGACCCGACAGGGATGGATATTATAAACCGCCTCAAGCCTCCCGGAGAGGGCGGCCTTTTGGGCGCCGATCAAATTGGTCGTGATGTCTTGTCCATCATCATGGCTGGTGCATGGACCTCTTTGGGGATCGCTATTGTGGCCACGGTGATCGGCGGCGGGATTGGAACTCTGATTGGTGTCATCGCTGCCGCCAAAGGGGGGCGTCTCGAACGGATGGTCATGGCATTCAATGGCGTGCTCTTTGCCTTTCCACCCATTCTTTCCGCCATTCTTTTGGGGGCGCTTTTGGGGCCGGGGGCGCTGACTTCAATTATCGCCATCGGTGTCTTTATGGTGCCCGTGTTCGCCCGTGTCAGCCGCGGCGCTGCGATTCAGATTTGGGCCCGTGACTACATCAAGGCGGCTCGGATGGCTGGCAAGAACGATGCGATTATCACCCTTGAGCATGTTTTGCCGAATATCTCGGCGCAAATCATCGTGCAGCTGGCGATCCAGACTGGACTGGGTATTTTGTCCGAAGCGGGGCTATCGTTTCTTGGCATGGGCGTTTCGCCACCTACGCCAAGCTGGGGGCGCATGCTGGCCGAGAGCCAGACGTACCTCGAATCCGCGCCGCATCTGGTGCTGGCACCCGGTCTTGCCATAGCACTTGCTGTGCTGGGCTTGAATTTGCTTGGTGACGGGTTGCGCGATCTCACTGACCCACGACGGGGGCAAGGCTCATGA
- a CDS encoding ABC transporter ATP-binding protein — translation MMLDVKDLRVSFLREKLPPAEVIHGVSFSLERGETLGIVGESGSGKTAMSLAIIGLLASTATATGEVMFEGRDLLKMPEPDLCKLRGNRIGMIFQEPMTALNPAMRVGAQISEGLILHKGLSKSEGRKEALRLLEMVQIPRAGQMIDSFPHEMSGGQRQRVGIAIALALKPDLLIADEPTTALDVTVQAEVLDILDDLVTDLGISLILISHDLGVIARIADRTLVMFRGDEMEEGPTERVLRNPSHEYTRKLLDAMPARVRASLKEA, via the coding sequence ATGATGCTTGATGTCAAAGATCTTCGCGTTTCTTTCCTTCGCGAAAAACTGCCGCCTGCCGAGGTAATCCATGGGGTCAGCTTTTCGCTTGAACGGGGCGAAACACTTGGCATCGTCGGGGAATCCGGTTCGGGGAAAACGGCGATGTCGCTGGCGATCATAGGATTGTTGGCAAGCACGGCGACGGCGACAGGCGAAGTCATGTTCGAAGGCCGCGATCTCCTCAAGATGCCGGAGCCTGATCTGTGCAAGCTGCGCGGGAACCGTATCGGGATGATTTTTCAGGAACCGATGACCGCGCTAAATCCGGCGATGCGTGTCGGTGCCCAGATTTCAGAAGGCCTTATCCTCCATAAAGGCCTTAGCAAATCCGAGGGCCGCAAAGAGGCATTGCGGCTGTTGGAAATGGTGCAGATACCCCGCGCGGGCCAGATGATTGACAGTTTCCCGCATGAAATGTCCGGCGGCCAACGCCAAAGGGTCGGCATTGCCATCGCGCTGGCGCTCAAACCCGATCTGCTGATCGCGGATGAGCCGACCACCGCATTGGATGTGACAGTTCAGGCGGAAGTTCTTGATATTCTTGATGATCTTGTCACTGATCTGGGGATTTCACTAATCTTGATCTCCCATGATCTGGGCGTGATTGCCCGCATCGCGGACCGCACGTTGGTCATGTTTCGCGGCGATGAGATGGAGGAGGGGCCAACCGAGCGTGTTCTGCGTAACCCCAGTCACGAATATACCCGCAAATTGCTTGATGCGATGCCCGCCCGTGTGCGCGCGTCGCTAAAGGAGGCTTGA